One genomic region from Haloprofundus salinisoli encodes:
- a CDS encoding preprotein translocase subunit SecD — MGTFRDNWRVVLLVVLLAASLFALFGPAGGSSDDQGIGNDTVAGASDGPTNLVYGLDLSGGTRIRAPLVGVTAEDVEFGNDSTGEVGRNVAAELDGVEVTDVTARQPTEDRPATVEVTTRNVSTDDLAGALDAAGYGHGNVREGVTAETREQTVAVISNKINQAGLSGGSARVVSTSTGDYFILIEVPDEQRSDVLDLVSQQGQVQVEVYYPDEENGSTEYRRELVLEQGDFQDIGNPQQGQSGSAPNVPVVIRESEAPEFQEKMVETGVAGDGGSRCSYEENPNGTQPCLLTVVDGEVVYSAGMSPSLANDMRSGQWASNPQFVLQTTNYSEAQELAINLRAGALPAPLDIGPGGQGTSSYISPTQGENFRINSLITGIIAVLAVSGVVFFRYGSARVAAPMVLTALSEVVILLGAAAWLRYPLDLAVIGGFIAVIGTGVDDLIIIADEVMAEGDVRSRKVFQSRFKKAFWVIGAAAATTIIAMSPLAVLSLGDLRGFAIFTILGVLVGVIVTRPAYGDILRALLTDR; from the coding sequence ATGGGTACGTTCCGCGACAACTGGCGCGTCGTCCTGCTCGTCGTCCTCCTCGCGGCGAGTCTGTTCGCGCTGTTCGGCCCCGCCGGCGGCTCCAGCGACGACCAGGGAATCGGCAACGACACCGTCGCCGGGGCCAGCGACGGCCCGACGAACCTCGTCTACGGTCTCGACCTCTCCGGCGGCACGCGCATCCGTGCACCGTTGGTCGGCGTCACCGCCGAGGACGTCGAGTTCGGCAACGACTCCACCGGAGAGGTCGGTCGGAACGTCGCCGCCGAGTTAGACGGCGTCGAAGTGACCGACGTGACCGCGCGTCAACCGACCGAAGACCGCCCGGCCACCGTCGAAGTCACGACGCGAAACGTCTCGACCGACGACCTCGCCGGGGCGCTCGACGCCGCGGGCTACGGGCACGGCAACGTCCGCGAGGGCGTCACGGCGGAGACGCGAGAGCAGACCGTCGCCGTCATCAGCAACAAGATCAACCAGGCGGGGCTCTCCGGCGGCTCCGCGCGGGTCGTCTCCACGTCGACTGGCGACTACTTCATCCTCATCGAGGTGCCGGACGAGCAGCGTTCGGACGTGCTCGACCTCGTCAGCCAGCAAGGACAGGTACAGGTCGAGGTGTACTACCCCGACGAGGAGAACGGCTCGACCGAGTACCGCCGCGAGCTCGTGCTCGAACAGGGCGACTTCCAGGACATCGGCAATCCCCAGCAGGGACAGAGCGGCAGTGCGCCGAACGTCCCGGTCGTCATCCGTGAGTCCGAAGCGCCCGAGTTCCAGGAGAAGATGGTCGAGACGGGCGTCGCCGGCGATGGGGGCTCCAGGTGCAGCTACGAGGAGAACCCCAACGGCACCCAGCCGTGTCTGTTGACCGTCGTCGACGGCGAGGTCGTCTACTCGGCCGGCATGAGTCCGTCGCTGGCAAACGACATGCGCAGCGGCCAGTGGGCGAGCAATCCGCAGTTCGTCCTGCAGACGACGAACTACTCGGAGGCCCAGGAGCTCGCTATCAACCTCCGCGCCGGTGCGCTCCCCGCGCCGCTGGACATCGGTCCGGGCGGACAGGGAACGTCGTCGTACATCTCGCCGACGCAGGGTGAGAACTTCCGAATCAACTCACTCATCACGGGTATCATCGCCGTGCTCGCCGTCAGCGGCGTCGTCTTCTTCCGCTACGGCTCCGCGCGCGTCGCGGCCCCGATGGTCCTGACGGCGCTGTCGGAGGTCGTCATCCTCCTCGGCGCGGCGGCGTGGCTTCGGTATCCGCTCGACCTCGCGGTCATCGGCGGCTTCATCGCCGTCATCGGGACGGGGGTGGACGATCTCATCATCATCGCCGACGAGGTGATGGCCGAGGGCGATGTCCGCTCGCGGAAGGTGTTCCAGTCGCGGTTCAAGAAGGCGTTCTGGGTCATCGGCGCGGCCGCCGCGACGACCATCATCGCGATGAGTCCGCTCGCCGTGTTGTCGCTCGGCGACCTCCGAGGGTTCGCCATCTTCACCATCCTCGGCGTGCTCGTCGGCGTGATCGTCACCCGCCCGGCCTACGGTGACATCCTGCGAGCGCTCCTCACCGACCGCTGA
- the rnhB gene encoding ribonuclease HII, with amino-acid sequence MQLGADEAGKGPVLGPMVAAAVRAPSSALPEGLDDSKRLSPARRESLAAQLREKSAVSVGVAVVTPARIDDPETNMNGLTVAAQAEALAVVAEDGDRAVVDAGDVDEARFGRRVRTAVEAHGPKIDVQSEHRADEAHPVVSAASVVAKVERDARIEALAERYGEVGSGYPSDPTTRTFLREYVREHGTLPDCARASWQTCADVLAAAEQSALSEF; translated from the coding sequence ATGCAACTCGGTGCCGACGAAGCGGGGAAGGGGCCGGTGCTCGGACCGATGGTCGCGGCGGCGGTGCGCGCACCGTCGTCGGCGCTGCCGGAGGGGTTGGACGACTCGAAACGGCTCTCGCCCGCGAGACGCGAGTCGCTCGCGGCGCAACTGCGCGAGAAGTCGGCGGTATCGGTCGGCGTCGCCGTCGTCACGCCGGCGCGCATCGACGACCCGGAGACGAACATGAACGGGCTGACCGTCGCCGCGCAGGCGGAAGCGCTCGCCGTCGTCGCCGAGGACGGTGACCGCGCCGTCGTCGACGCCGGCGACGTGGACGAAGCGCGGTTCGGGCGACGGGTTCGGACGGCCGTCGAAGCCCACGGACCGAAAATCGACGTGCAGTCCGAACACCGCGCCGACGAAGCCCACCCGGTCGTCAGCGCCGCGAGCGTCGTCGCCAAAGTCGAACGCGACGCGCGGATCGAGGCTCTCGCCGAGCGGTACGGCGAGGTCGGCAGTGGCTATCCGAGCGACCCGACGACGCGAACGTTTCTGCGGGAGTACGTCCGCGAGCACGGCACGCTCCCCGACTGTGCGCGGGCGTCGTGGCAGACGTGCGCCGACGTGCTGGCGGCCGCCGAGCAGTCGGCGCTGTCGGAGTTCTGA
- a CDS encoding tRNA pseudouridine(54/55) synthase Pus10 produces MGILDDARALTEGGPLCDACLGRVFADRSYGLTNGERGRSLRVAAALEDDEEPEDVDPADCWVCEGLCGQFDEWAERAAATVEGERSERDARGSASRGVDGSEGEAVEFETYQVGTRTPPLVEENEALLREMAGLPEDAGEPFKSEFNREVGKRVGRLTDTVVDFRRPDVQFVLDIESDTVETEVNSAFVYGRYRKLVRDIPQTEWPCRECDGSGRQGRQPCDHCGGSGYLYEDSVEGLSAPVVLDVMDGVEALFHGAGREDVDALMLGTGRPFVIEVKEPRRRDVDVDRLEGDINAFAGGKVEVEGLRLAEHGMVERVKGLDASKTYRAEVEFDADVSEEALSEAVETLVGATIEQYTPQRVDHRRANLTRTRHVYDASAERVDDRHATVEIHGEGGLYIKELVSGDDGRTEPSLAELLGVSAVVTALDVLAVEGEDEPFERDEFFR; encoded by the coding sequence ATGGGAATCCTCGACGACGCGCGCGCGCTGACCGAGGGCGGGCCGCTCTGCGACGCCTGTCTGGGCCGGGTGTTCGCCGACCGAAGCTACGGACTCACCAACGGCGAACGCGGCCGGTCGCTCCGCGTCGCCGCGGCGCTGGAAGACGACGAAGAACCCGAGGACGTCGACCCCGCCGACTGCTGGGTCTGTGAGGGACTCTGCGGACAGTTCGACGAGTGGGCCGAACGCGCCGCCGCGACAGTTGAGGGCGAGCGGAGCGAGCGCGATGCTCGCGGGAGCGCGTCCCGCGGTGTCGACGGCAGCGAGGGCGAAGCCGTCGAGTTCGAGACGTATCAGGTCGGCACCCGAACGCCGCCGCTCGTCGAGGAGAACGAGGCGTTGCTTCGAGAGATGGCCGGTCTCCCGGAGGACGCCGGGGAGCCGTTCAAGTCGGAGTTCAACCGCGAGGTCGGCAAGCGCGTCGGCCGCCTCACCGATACCGTCGTCGACTTTCGGCGACCCGACGTCCAGTTCGTCCTCGACATCGAGTCGGACACCGTCGAGACGGAGGTGAACTCGGCGTTCGTCTACGGCCGCTATCGGAAACTCGTCCGCGACATCCCGCAGACGGAGTGGCCGTGCCGCGAGTGCGACGGCAGCGGCCGACAGGGGAGACAGCCCTGCGACCACTGCGGCGGTAGCGGCTACCTCTACGAGGACAGCGTCGAGGGACTGAGCGCACCCGTCGTCTTGGACGTGATGGACGGCGTCGAAGCGCTGTTTCACGGCGCAGGCCGCGAGGACGTCGACGCGCTGATGCTCGGGACGGGTCGACCGTTCGTCATCGAGGTGAAGGAACCGCGACGCCGCGACGTCGACGTCGACCGTCTCGAAGGCGACATCAACGCCTTCGCCGGCGGAAAAGTCGAAGTCGAGGGGCTTCGCCTCGCCGAACACGGCATGGTCGAACGGGTGAAGGGGCTGGACGCGAGCAAGACCTACCGCGCCGAAGTCGAGTTCGACGCCGACGTGAGCGAAGAGGCGCTCTCGGAGGCCGTCGAGACGCTCGTCGGAGCGACTATCGAACAGTACACGCCCCAGCGGGTCGACCACCGACGCGCGAACCTCACCCGGACGCGCCACGTCTACGACGCGAGCGCCGAGCGCGTCGACGACCGCCACGCGACGGTCGAAATCCACGGCGAGGGCGGCCTCTACATCAAGGAACTCGTCTCCGGCGACGACGGCCGGACCGAACCCAGTCTGGCCGAACTGCTCGGCGTCTCCGCCGTCGTCACCGCCCTGGACGTGCTGGCCGTCGAGGGCGAGGACGAACCGTTCGAGCGCGACGAGTTCTTCAGATAA
- a CDS encoding DMT family transporter, with protein MSRYRNLALFLTLSVIWGTAYVAIDAGLATLPPVLFAALRYDVAGAALFAFALARSDRWRPRTLDEWRLVAVGGLLVIGLNFAFLFSGQRYVGGSIAAIVASTAPVLTPLFARFLLPDEALDRRGVVGVLLGLAGVVVVATGGSTLGGDLLGVVLLALAALSFALGTVLTERYDAPLSLVPTQAWMMLVGAAFLHAVSGLLGETPPLSVTWTPTAFAALAYLSLVSSAVGYVLYFDLLAQLGAVEISLVKYVVPVVTALVGWAILGESLAADTVAGFALIVGGFALLKGGDAFDEVVRVQAHIGRGYDAENVYIPDSSARREAAFGDD; from the coding sequence ATGAGCCGCTATCGAAATCTCGCGTTGTTCCTAACGCTCTCGGTCATCTGGGGTACTGCCTACGTCGCAATCGACGCCGGTCTGGCGACGCTGCCGCCGGTGCTGTTCGCCGCGCTCCGCTACGACGTCGCGGGCGCGGCGCTGTTCGCCTTCGCGCTCGCCCGCAGCGACCGCTGGCGGCCGCGCACGCTCGACGAGTGGCGACTCGTCGCCGTCGGCGGCCTGTTAGTCATCGGACTGAACTTCGCGTTTCTCTTCTCGGGCCAGCGCTACGTCGGCGGCTCCATCGCCGCTATCGTCGCCAGCACCGCGCCCGTGCTGACGCCGCTTTTCGCCCGCTTCCTGCTCCCCGACGAGGCGCTCGACCGCCGAGGCGTCGTCGGCGTTCTCCTCGGTCTGGCGGGCGTCGTCGTCGTCGCTACCGGCGGGAGCACGCTCGGCGGCGACCTCCTCGGCGTCGTCCTGCTCGCGCTGGCGGCGCTGAGCTTCGCGCTCGGTACCGTCCTGACCGAGCGCTACGACGCGCCGCTGTCTCTGGTACCGACGCAGGCGTGGATGATGCTCGTCGGTGCGGCGTTCCTCCACGCGGTCAGCGGGCTGCTCGGCGAGACGCCGCCGTTGTCGGTGACGTGGACGCCGACCGCGTTCGCCGCGCTCGCGTATCTCTCGCTCGTCTCCAGCGCCGTCGGCTACGTGCTCTACTTCGACCTGCTCGCCCAGCTCGGCGCCGTCGAGATCAGCCTCGTGAAGTACGTCGTCCCCGTCGTCACCGCGCTCGTCGGGTGGGCGATACTCGGCGAGTCGCTCGCCGCCGACACCGTCGCGGGCTTCGCGCTCATCGTCGGCGGCTTCGCGCTCCTGAAGGGCGGCGACGCCTTCGACGAGGTGGTCCGGGTGCAGGCGCACATCGGTCGCGGTTACGACGCCGAGAACGTCTACATCCCCGACAGCAGCGCGCGTCGTGAAGCGGCGTTCGGCGACGACTGA
- a CDS encoding DUF4112 domain-containing protein, which yields MRDSEETDHTEVVETASGADSPDSATGLESAGRVAERAETLQRLRRLGRLLDNSIHIPGTSYRIGLDPIVGLVPVVGDVPITAVSAYIVAEAAYLGVPKVTVLRMLFNLAVDAVVGSVPVVGDVFDAAWKANARNVALAEARRDDPRAGARDRRFFTVVVGGLFVLLLVLGAASTLAVLWLVGRLF from the coding sequence GTGCGCGATTCGGAGGAGACAGACCACACCGAGGTAGTCGAGACGGCGAGCGGCGCAGACAGCCCAGACAGTGCGACCGGCCTCGAATCGGCGGGGCGAGTCGCCGAACGCGCGGAAACGCTCCAGCGGCTACGACGCCTCGGTCGCCTCCTCGACAACTCGATCCACATCCCTGGGACGAGCTACCGAATCGGCCTCGACCCGATAGTGGGCCTGGTTCCCGTCGTCGGCGACGTGCCCATCACCGCGGTGTCGGCGTACATCGTCGCCGAGGCCGCCTATCTGGGCGTGCCGAAGGTGACGGTGCTTCGGATGCTGTTCAACCTCGCCGTCGACGCCGTCGTCGGCTCGGTTCCGGTCGTCGGCGACGTATTTGATGCAGCCTGGAAGGCGAACGCCAGAAACGTCGCACTCGCGGAAGCGCGCCGCGACGACCCGCGGGCAGGAGCGAGAGACCGGCGGTTCTTCACGGTCGTCGTCGGAGGCCTGTTCGTCCTGCTGCTCGTACTGGGCGCGGCGTCGACGCTGGCGGTGCTGTGGTTGGTCGGGCGACTCTTCTAA
- a CDS encoding L-aspartate oxidase, with translation MIPTPPTDPSDADGDVPEYEEVRVPVLVIGAGAAGARTAIELAERGVESLVIGKRPHGDAHTTWAAGGINAALGSLDEEDDWRIHAADTYDEGHFVNDPNAVELTAKQMPDRIGELDEWGMPFNRTEDGKIDQRYFGAQSFRRTCFVGDRTGEAMLETLVSKARELEIPYRENVMVTRLLSDGSRVYGAVAYDMEDGHFILFEANHVVLAAGGYSALYDRHSSRDEENNGDGPALAYGAGADLLDLEFVQFHPTGMVQDPDWDENWSGRLVTEAVRGEGGRLLNAEVPANEASGSTGEGDSPGGERFMEEYSPTQMELDARDVVARAIAQEVREGRGTENDGVYLDISHREREFIEERLPKMYERFQSLGIDLAEEAVEVAPTAHYSMGGVDIDFRTGKTRIERLYAVGETVAGVHGANRLGGNSLAETVAIGKLVGEHVADAFADANDADPSLPAGMRTLAEREFRALAELTESDGDTPPAELLAELRALMEDHAGILRDGESLDDGLEKLAAVSEKTADLCLDGDRTSRAFEDAVDLSFMLVVAEGVLRSALRRTESRGAHYRTDYPEKRDEWRKNVLVHRADTGMELRTRAVGLPSEAVQRAIDEGHELEYHHLE, from the coding sequence ATGATTCCAACACCTCCGACGGACCCGTCCGACGCGGACGGCGACGTCCCCGAGTACGAGGAAGTACGCGTGCCCGTGCTGGTCATCGGCGCGGGGGCCGCGGGCGCGCGGACGGCCATCGAACTGGCCGAACGCGGCGTCGAGAGCCTCGTCATCGGGAAGCGGCCGCACGGCGACGCGCACACGACGTGGGCCGCCGGCGGCATCAACGCGGCGCTGGGGAGCCTCGACGAAGAGGACGACTGGCGAATCCACGCCGCCGACACCTACGACGAAGGCCACTTCGTCAACGACCCCAATGCGGTCGAGCTGACGGCGAAACAGATGCCCGACCGCATCGGCGAACTCGACGAGTGGGGCATGCCGTTCAACCGGACCGAGGACGGCAAAATCGACCAGCGCTACTTCGGCGCGCAGTCGTTTCGACGAACCTGCTTCGTCGGCGACCGGACCGGCGAGGCGATGCTGGAGACGCTCGTCTCCAAGGCCCGAGAGCTCGAAATCCCGTACCGCGAGAACGTGATGGTGACGCGCCTGCTGTCGGACGGTTCGCGCGTTTACGGTGCGGTCGCCTACGACATGGAGGACGGTCACTTCATCCTCTTCGAGGCGAACCACGTCGTGCTCGCCGCGGGTGGCTACTCGGCGCTGTACGACCGCCACTCCTCGCGCGACGAGGAGAACAACGGTGACGGGCCGGCGCTGGCCTACGGGGCCGGCGCGGACTTGCTCGACCTGGAGTTCGTCCAGTTCCACCCGACGGGGATGGTTCAGGACCCCGACTGGGACGAGAATTGGTCGGGCCGTCTCGTCACCGAGGCGGTCCGCGGCGAGGGCGGGCGACTGCTTAACGCCGAGGTTCCCGCGAACGAAGCGAGCGGGAGCACGGGAGAGGGTGACTCTCCCGGAGGCGAGCGCTTCATGGAGGAGTACTCGCCGACACAGATGGAACTCGACGCCCGCGATGTGGTCGCCCGCGCCATCGCCCAGGAGGTCAGAGAGGGCCGCGGTACCGAGAACGACGGCGTCTACCTCGACATCTCACACCGCGAGCGCGAGTTCATCGAGGAGCGACTGCCGAAGATGTACGAACGCTTTCAGAGCCTGGGAATCGACCTCGCCGAGGAGGCGGTCGAAGTCGCGCCGACGGCGCACTACTCGATGGGCGGCGTCGACATCGACTTCCGGACGGGGAAGACGCGCATCGAGCGCCTCTACGCGGTCGGTGAGACCGTCGCGGGCGTCCACGGCGCGAATCGACTCGGTGGCAACTCGCTCGCGGAGACGGTCGCCATCGGCAAACTTGTCGGCGAGCACGTCGCCGACGCGTTCGCGGATGCGAACGACGCCGACCCGTCACTGCCCGCCGGGATGCGGACGCTCGCCGAACGCGAGTTCCGCGCGCTCGCAGAACTCACCGAGAGCGACGGCGACACGCCACCCGCCGAGTTGCTCGCCGAACTCCGCGCGCTGATGGAAGACCACGCGGGCATCTTGCGCGACGGGGAATCGCTGGACGACGGATTGGAGAAACTCGCCGCAGTCAGTGAAAAGACGGCCGACCTTTGCCTCGACGGCGACCGAACGAGTCGCGCCTTCGAGGACGCCGTCGACCTCTCGTTCATGCTCGTCGTCGCCGAAGGCGTCCTCCGGTCGGCGCTTCGCCGCACGGAGTCGCGCGGGGCGCACTACCGAACCGACTACCCCGAGAAACGCGACGAGTGGCGCAAGAACGTCCTCGTCCACCGCGCCGACACCGGCATGGAACTCCGAACCCGCGCCGTCGGTCTGCCGAGCGAAGCGGTTCAGCGGGCTATCGACGAAGGTCACGAACTGGAGTACCATCACCTCGAATAA
- a CDS encoding ABC transporter ATP-binding protein — MTAAIEVRDLRKRYEGVQALDGVSLTVPEGSFFGLLGPNGAGKTTFISILVGLVRKSGGTAEVFGHDVEADYREARDAIGLAPQEFNVDRFFPIREVLEHKAGYHGIPADEARERADEVLKRVGIYEKRDTRFDWLSGGMKRRFVLARALITDPDLLILDEPTAGVDVQLRHDLWELITELNDQGTTILLTTHYIEEAERLCDEVAILDAGSIVAVDSPEDLMDRGADRIEIQLRNPPAEAPTLAAGAGNVEDVALEGDRLVVTARQGGLVAPDVVRELDREGFEILDLEISRTSLEEVFVEMTRGEETVGDDGEKEPERAAAAAPGASGGTGGDR; from the coding sequence ATGACTGCCGCCATCGAAGTCCGCGACCTGCGGAAGCGGTACGAGGGAGTACAGGCGCTCGACGGGGTGTCGCTCACCGTGCCCGAGGGCTCGTTTTTCGGTCTGTTGGGCCCAAACGGCGCGGGAAAGACGACGTTCATCTCGATTCTCGTCGGGCTCGTCCGCAAGAGCGGCGGCACCGCGGAAGTGTTCGGCCACGACGTCGAAGCGGACTACCGCGAGGCGAGAGACGCCATCGGTCTCGCTCCGCAGGAGTTCAACGTCGACCGCTTCTTCCCCATCCGGGAGGTGCTGGAACACAAGGCCGGCTACCACGGTATCCCCGCCGACGAGGCGCGCGAGCGCGCCGACGAGGTGCTCAAGCGCGTCGGCATCTACGAGAAACGCGACACGCGCTTCGACTGGCTCTCGGGTGGGATGAAACGGCGGTTCGTGCTGGCGCGGGCGCTCATCACCGACCCCGACTTACTCATCCTCGACGAACCGACCGCGGGCGTCGACGTCCAACTCCGCCACGACCTCTGGGAGCTCATCACCGAACTCAACGACCAGGGAACGACGATTCTGCTCACGACTCACTACATCGAGGAGGCCGAACGCCTCTGTGACGAGGTGGCGATTCTCGACGCCGGGAGCATCGTCGCCGTCGACAGCCCCGAGGACCTAATGGACCGCGGCGCGGACCGCATCGAGATCCAACTGCGCAACCCGCCCGCCGAGGCACCGACGCTCGCCGCCGGAGCGGGGAACGTCGAGGACGTTGCGCTCGAAGGCGACCGCCTCGTCGTCACCGCGCGACAGGGCGGACTGGTCGCGCCGGACGTCGTCCGCGAACTCGACCGCGAGGGCTTCGAGATACTCGATCTCGAAATCTCTCGCACGTCGCTCGAAGAGGTGTTTGTCGAGATGACGCGCGGCGAGGAGACCGTCGGCGACGACGGGGAGAAAGAGCCGGAACGGGCGGCCGCGGCGGCTCCGGGCGCGTCCGGCGGGACAGGAGGTGACCGCTGA
- a CDS encoding ABC transporter permease has translation MAVFPTGFKTLTRREILRFVRRPRNTFVPPLITNVLYFSVFGVILGDRVGQIAGVPYILFILPGLVVLGAISNAFENGSFSIFHGRWNEYIHETLTSPLSYSQMVWAYTISSALRGVIVGVIISAVGAVFTSVGVERPLYLVAFAVVVTVLFASFGIVGGLWADDFDDLTMMNQFILRPLVFFGGVFYALENLPEGPLQTATLLNPMFYMVDGVRYGFLGTSEVNPNLSLGVLTLMAAAMVGVNTVLFKRGYGLTD, from the coding sequence ATGGCGGTGTTCCCGACGGGATTCAAGACGCTGACGCGCCGCGAGATTCTGCGGTTCGTTCGGCGTCCCCGGAACACGTTCGTCCCGCCGCTCATCACGAACGTCCTGTACTTCTCGGTGTTCGGCGTCATCCTCGGCGACCGGGTGGGCCAAATCGCGGGCGTCCCGTACATCCTGTTCATCTTGCCCGGCCTCGTGGTGCTGGGAGCCATCTCGAACGCCTTCGAGAACGGCTCGTTCTCCATCTTCCACGGTCGGTGGAACGAGTACATCCACGAGACGCTCACCTCGCCGCTGTCGTACTCGCAGATGGTGTGGGCGTACACGATTTCGAGCGCGCTCCGCGGCGTCATCGTCGGCGTCATCATCTCGGCGGTCGGCGCGGTGTTCACGAGCGTCGGCGTCGAACGGCCGCTGTATCTCGTTGCCTTCGCCGTCGTCGTCACGGTGCTGTTCGCCAGTTTCGGCATCGTCGGCGGCCTCTGGGCCGACGACTTCGACGACCTGACGATGATGAACCAGTTCATCCTCAGACCCCTGGTGTTCTTCGGCGGCGTGTTCTACGCGCTGGAAAACCTCCCCGAGGGACCGCTGCAGACTGCGACGCTCCTGAATCCGATGTTCTACATGGTCGACGGCGTCCGCTACGGTTTCTTGGGCACCTCGGAGGTCAACCCGAATCTCTCGCTCGGGGTACTGACGCTGATGGCGGCGGCGATGGTCGGCGTCAACACCGTGCTGTTCAAGCGCGGCTACGGACTGACAGACTGA
- a CDS encoding universal stress protein has product MHDTILVPTDGSDASLAAVDEALEIAAPQDATIHFLHVIDVGTEMSAAASGQVAQQLSDTLEQQADDALDEAVSRAEDAGVDYERVILEGDPDSAIVDYVEEHDVDLVAIGATGRSGLAERILGSTTDRVVRSVEIPVLLARA; this is encoded by the coding sequence ATGCACGACACCATCCTCGTTCCGACAGACGGGAGCGACGCGAGTCTGGCCGCCGTCGACGAGGCGCTCGAAATCGCCGCGCCGCAGGACGCGACGATCCACTTCCTGCACGTCATCGACGTGGGGACGGAGATGTCGGCGGCGGCCTCTGGGCAGGTCGCACAACAGCTCTCGGACACGCTCGAACAGCAGGCCGACGACGCACTCGACGAGGCCGTGTCGCGCGCGGAGGACGCCGGCGTCGACTACGAACGTGTCATTCTCGAGGGCGACCCCGACTCGGCCATCGTCGACTACGTCGAGGAGCACGACGTCGACCTCGTCGCGATCGGAGCGACGGGGCGCTCCGGTCTCGCCGAACGGATCCTCGGGAGTACGACCGACCGCGTCGTCCGCTCCGTCGAGATTCCGGTGCTTCTGGCCAGAGCGTAG
- a CDS encoding cation:proton antiporter, whose protein sequence is MSAYDVALIIVALALLGAVALPRLLEDRPLSFPMIYVGFGVVLFSLPGVPAVDPVGNAAVTERLTELVIVVSLMGAGLKLDRPFDWRSWSSTWRLLGVALPLTIVAVALLAWGVLGLLPATAILLGAVVAPTDPVLAADIGAGAPLTELEEEDAPEHEWGTVQFALTSEAGLNDGLAFPFTNLAIAVAAAALGAEEAWLLDWVLVDVFYKIGAGIAVGYLVGELMARTVFRAPATLRLAEVTAGAEALATTLLAYGVTELVGGYGFIAVFVAALALRHFEWEHDYYRELHDFAVMVERLLLATVLVLFGGALAGGLLAPLTLPLALLGLSLVLVIRPLAGAAAFAGSAAPPAERAVVSVFGIRGIGSFYYLSYALAHASFRQRELVVVANSLWAFVGFVVLVSVVVHGVSASPVMESLDRLRGRAAETESE, encoded by the coding sequence ATGAGCGCCTACGACGTCGCCCTCATAATCGTCGCGCTCGCGCTCCTCGGAGCGGTCGCGTTACCCCGCCTCCTCGAGGACCGGCCGCTCTCGTTTCCGATGATCTACGTCGGGTTCGGGGTCGTCCTCTTTTCGTTGCCCGGCGTTCCGGCCGTCGACCCCGTCGGCAACGCCGCCGTCACGGAGCGACTCACCGAACTGGTGATCGTCGTCTCGCTGATGGGGGCTGGGCTGAAGCTCGACCGGCCGTTCGACTGGCGCTCGTGGAGTTCGACGTGGCGACTGCTCGGAGTCGCGCTGCCGCTCACCATCGTGGCCGTGGCCCTCCTGGCGTGGGGCGTTCTCGGACTCCTCCCGGCGACGGCAATTTTGCTGGGGGCGGTCGTCGCGCCGACCGACCCCGTCCTCGCCGCCGACATCGGGGCGGGGGCACCGCTCACCGAACTCGAGGAGGAGGACGCACCCGAACACGAGTGGGGAACCGTCCAGTTCGCGCTCACCTCCGAAGCGGGCCTCAACGACGGACTGGCGTTTCCGTTTACCAATCTGGCCATCGCCGTCGCCGCCGCGGCGCTCGGGGCCGAAGAAGCGTGGCTCCTCGACTGGGTGCTCGTCGACGTCTTCTACAAAATCGGCGCGGGAATCGCCGTCGGCTACCTCGTCGGCGAGCTGATGGCGCGGACGGTGTTCCGCGCCCCGGCGACGCTTCGTCTCGCGGAGGTAACCGCAGGTGCCGAGGCGCTGGCGACGACGTTACTCGCGTACGGAGTGACCGAACTCGTGGGCGGCTACGGCTTCATCGCGGTGTTCGTCGCCGCGCTCGCGCTCCGACACTTCGAGTGGGAGCACGACTACTACCGCGAACTGCACGACTTCGCCGTGATGGTCGAACGACTCCTGTTGGCGACGGTCCTCGTGCTCTTCGGCGGCGCGCTCGCCGGCGGCCTCCTCGCGCCGTTGACGCTCCCGCTCGCGTTACTCGGTCTCTCGCTCGTGTTGGTGATTCGACCGCTCGCGGGCGCAGCCGCGTTCGCTGGCTCGGCCGCGCCGCCGGCCGAGCGCGCCGTCGTCTCCGTCTTCGGTATCCGCGGTATCGGCTCGTTCTACTACCTCTCGTACGCGCTGGCGCACGCCTCGTTTCGCCAGCGAGAACTCGTCGTCGTCGCGAACTCGCTTTGGGCGTTCGTTGGCTTCGTCGTCCTCGTCTCCGTCGTCGTCCACGGAGTGAGCGCCAGCCCCGTGATGGAGTCGCTCGACCGCCTGCGCGGTCGAGCGGCAGAAACAGAGAGCGAGTGA